One window of the Maridesulfovibrio frigidus DSM 17176 genome contains the following:
- a CDS encoding ABC transporter ATP-binding protein, translating to MGVVLTVSDLTFAYDGVNPVWSGITLEVHAGEVLSVLGPNGTGKSTLLRCMAGLHVPSNGQVTIEGNKIGNMSRKEIAQAIAFVPQMHTPVFSFTAIEVVVMGRTAHIGMFASPSANDYSVAEQAMETLGILDLAKKSYNETSGGERQLILFARALAQESRILLLDEPTSHLDFGNQARTLVLVRKLADQGLAVVMTTHFPDHALGFSERTALIADGLLQGYGITNETLDPEMLSRLYGLPVEVCTLEGGDKVCIARA from the coding sequence ATGGGCGTAGTTTTAACCGTTTCCGATCTCACATTTGCTTATGATGGCGTGAATCCTGTCTGGTCAGGTATTACGCTCGAAGTACATGCTGGTGAAGTTTTATCTGTGCTTGGACCTAACGGCACAGGTAAATCTACTTTGCTACGCTGTATGGCAGGGCTACATGTGCCATCAAACGGTCAGGTAACCATCGAAGGCAACAAAATAGGAAATATGAGCCGTAAAGAGATTGCACAGGCCATTGCTTTTGTTCCGCAGATGCACACTCCGGTCTTTTCATTTACAGCTATTGAGGTCGTCGTTATGGGCCGCACTGCCCATATAGGTATGTTCGCTTCACCTTCAGCAAATGATTATTCGGTTGCTGAACAGGCAATGGAGACTCTTGGAATTCTTGACCTAGCAAAGAAATCCTATAACGAAACCAGTGGCGGAGAACGTCAGCTGATTTTGTTTGCCAGAGCACTTGCGCAGGAATCTCGTATTCTTCTGCTGGATGAACCAACCTCACATCTGGATTTTGGGAATCAGGCCAGAACACTGGTACTTGTACGCAAACTTGCTGATCAAGGGTTAGCCGTTGTAATGACAACACATTTTCCAGACCATGCGCTAGGATTTTCTGAGCGTACGGCATTGATTGCAGACGGACTCTTACAAGGGTATGGAATTACTAATGAAACATTAGATCCTGAGATGTTGAGTCGCTTGTATGGTTTACCTGTAGAAGTCTGCACTCTTGAGGGCGGAGATAAAGTCTGTATCGCACGTGCATGA
- a CDS encoding FecCD family ABC transporter permease: MASHTNKSAINSGRDNRSKWSILLWVAPVAALCLGLVWGRYPVKLTEVLLVLGNYVGLPVTGEWSSVVETVVLHVRLPRVLAAMLIGGGLSISGAAFQGLFRNPLVSPYVLGVASGAGFGAALGIIIWNQPVMIQGCAFLFGMVAVGSAWLMSKFYKASGSMIIVLAGVIVGAFFQSLLSLVKYLADPDDKLPMIVYWLMGSLSSIAMKDLYTVLLPMGLCMVGLLMVRWRLNVISFGDEEARTLGVEAGKLRFGVVIAVTIITASAVSVSGIVGWVGLVVPHLARMLVGPDYRRLMPASLALGACYLVVIDGIARNISAAEIPLGILTATVGAPFFAWLLGKGRTGWA; the protein is encoded by the coding sequence ATGGCGTCTCATACAAATAAGTCTGCAATAAATAGCGGCAGGGACAACCGGAGTAAGTGGTCTATTTTACTCTGGGTGGCTCCTGTCGCCGCTTTATGCCTAGGCCTTGTCTGGGGTAGATATCCTGTTAAACTTACTGAAGTACTGCTTGTTCTCGGCAACTACGTAGGATTACCAGTAACAGGGGAATGGTCCAGTGTTGTAGAAACCGTGGTTCTGCATGTTCGTTTACCAAGAGTACTCGCTGCCATGCTTATCGGTGGAGGTTTATCTATTTCCGGCGCTGCATTTCAAGGTCTTTTTCGTAACCCGCTAGTTTCTCCATATGTTCTTGGAGTTGCATCAGGCGCAGGTTTCGGAGCTGCCCTTGGAATAATCATCTGGAATCAACCTGTAATGATTCAAGGCTGCGCATTTTTATTCGGGATGGTCGCAGTTGGTTCTGCTTGGCTGATGAGTAAGTTTTATAAAGCCAGCGGTTCAATGATCATAGTGCTTGCCGGTGTAATTGTAGGCGCTTTTTTCCAATCATTATTATCTCTGGTCAAATATCTTGCCGATCCTGACGATAAGCTGCCCATGATAGTCTACTGGCTTATGGGCTCTCTATCTTCTATCGCTATGAAAGATTTATATACTGTTCTTCTTCCCATGGGACTATGCATGGTAGGCCTTTTAATGGTGCGCTGGAGACTAAATGTGATTTCTTTCGGGGATGAGGAAGCCAGAACCCTCGGGGTCGAGGCAGGCAAGTTAAGATTCGGGGTGGTTATTGCGGTTACGATTATCACAGCAAGTGCCGTTTCCGTCAGCGGCATCGTAGGCTGGGTCGGCCTTGTCGTTCCTCATCTTGCCAGAATGTTAGTCGGGCCGGATTATAGACGGCTGATGCCCGCCAGCCTTGCTTTAGGGGCTTGTTACCTTGTGGTTATTGATGGCATTGCCAGAAATATCAGTGCGGCTGAAATTCCACTTGGAATTCTTACTGCAACAGTTGGTGCACCGTTTTTTGCTTGGTTATTAGGTAAAGGGAGAACAGGATGGGCGTAG
- a CDS encoding ABC transporter substrate-binding protein, with protein MKNFRILNLLCALALSCLVLFAGPAMAERSVTDQLGRTVTIPDVVNRAVILQHQTLDIAIQLGAADSVVGILEKWEKYLPGAAKSIKNIENMPTPGGLKSVNMETLLTLNPDIVFVTHYAPKDMIEQITTAGIPVVAITLYNAGYEQASVLNPELKDASKAYNDGLKEGINIIADIFSKQQKAEKLIAVINANQKILKSHLGTIEEAKRVRCYMARSNLRTYGRGKYTSVIMERAGGVNVAAAEIVGFKEVSMEDVLRWNPEVIFVQWRHRKVAKDLTTDPIWKQINAVKNNKVFICPEYVKPWGHALPESMALGELWMAKTLYPEKFKDVDLSALVQSYYKEFYGVSYK; from the coding sequence ATGAAAAATTTCAGAATTTTAAACTTGTTGTGCGCTCTTGCACTAAGTTGTCTTGTTCTTTTTGCTGGCCCGGCAATGGCAGAGCGTAGCGTAACAGATCAGCTTGGCAGAACTGTTACTATACCGGATGTTGTTAACCGCGCAGTTATTTTGCAGCATCAGACACTAGACATTGCTATCCAGCTTGGTGCTGCTGATTCAGTCGTAGGTATCCTTGAGAAATGGGAAAAATATCTTCCCGGCGCAGCAAAGAGCATCAAAAATATCGAAAATATGCCCACTCCCGGTGGTCTTAAAAGCGTGAATATGGAAACACTGCTCACGCTTAACCCAGACATTGTTTTTGTAACTCACTACGCTCCTAAAGATATGATCGAGCAGATTACAACCGCTGGTATCCCAGTTGTAGCTATCACCCTTTATAATGCCGGTTACGAACAAGCATCTGTACTTAATCCTGAATTAAAAGACGCAAGTAAAGCTTATAACGATGGACTGAAAGAAGGCATTAACATCATTGCTGACATTTTCAGCAAACAACAGAAAGCTGAGAAGTTAATTGCAGTTATCAATGCTAATCAGAAAATATTGAAATCCCACTTGGGAACAATTGAAGAAGCCAAACGTGTACGTTGTTACATGGCTCGTTCCAACTTAAGAACTTACGGACGCGGTAAATACACCAGCGTTATTATGGAACGTGCAGGCGGAGTTAATGTTGCTGCTGCAGAAATAGTTGGATTCAAAGAAGTCTCAATGGAAGATGTGCTCCGCTGGAACCCTGAAGTTATTTTTGTTCAGTGGCGTCACCGCAAAGTTGCAAAAGATTTGACCACTGACCCTATATGGAAACAGATCAACGCAGTTAAGAACAATAAAGTTTTTATTTGCCCTGAATACGTAAAACCTTGGGGACACGCACTACCTGAGTCTATGGCTCTAGGTGAACTATGGATGGCAAAAACACTTTATCCTGAAAAATTTAAAGATGTTGATTTATCTGCTTTAGTTCAATCTTACTACAAAGAATTCTATGGCGTCTCATACAAATAA